Proteins encoded within one genomic window of Bacillus sp. F19:
- the kynA gene encoding tryptophan 2,3-dioxygenase yields MNDPKDEKGIHTDFINRMTYGEYLHLGPLLSSQNRLSGHHDEMLFIIIHQVSELWMKLILHELNASIESIEKGELSMAFKMLARVSKIQSQIIEAWDVLSTLTPSEYVQFRDKLGQASGFQSFQYRMIEFALGYKTTHVLEIYKKDPDLHRELTEALHKPSIYDVSIKALSAAGLPIPDETLNRDVTVTYKGDPAVESAWLEVYRSPEAYWDLYELAEKLIDIEDWLQQWRFRHMKTVERIIGFKKGTGGSSGVTYLKKVLDHRFFPELWDIRTKL; encoded by the coding sequence ATGAATGATCCAAAAGACGAAAAGGGGATTCACACCGATTTTATCAATCGGATGACATACGGGGAGTATCTTCATTTAGGACCGCTGCTGAGCAGCCAGAACCGGTTATCTGGCCATCATGATGAAATGCTGTTCATTATCATCCATCAAGTAAGCGAGCTGTGGATGAAGCTGATCCTTCATGAATTGAATGCAAGCATCGAATCCATTGAAAAAGGGGAATTGTCTATGGCTTTTAAAATGCTTGCGCGCGTATCAAAAATTCAATCCCAAATCATTGAAGCCTGGGACGTTCTTTCAACTTTAACACCATCAGAATACGTTCAGTTCCGCGACAAGCTTGGACAGGCATCAGGCTTCCAGTCTTTTCAATACCGGATGATTGAATTTGCATTGGGGTACAAAACCACACATGTCCTGGAAATTTATAAAAAAGATCCAGACCTGCACCGCGAGCTGACTGAAGCTCTCCATAAACCAAGCATCTATGACGTTTCCATTAAAGCACTTTCAGCAGCAGGCCTGCCTATTCCTGATGAAACACTGAACAGGGATGTAACCGTAACTTACAAAGGTGATCCTGCCGTTGAGTCTGCATGGCTTGAGGTGTATCGCAGCCCAGAGGCGTACTGGGACTTATACGAACTTGCTGAAAAACTGATTGATATTGAAGATTGGCTGCAGCAATGGCGCTTCAGGCATATGAAAACAGTAGAACGCATTATTGGCTTCAAAAAAGGAACAGGCGGATCTTCCGGAGTCACCTATTTAAAGAAAGTCCTTGATCACCGGTTCTTTCCGGAGCTTTGGGATATACGGACGAAGCTGTAA
- a CDS encoding GNAT family N-acetyltransferase, giving the protein MIKLEPRGKEHLQYELEIMNSNPDFNLISSGKPNVTEEDLEKEREEGKALNAKRFMIKHDEQIVGLIEYCPLNPNDGKPWIGLFIIHCDFQGKGLAKLAYEAAEEVLAEEGFSEIRLGVLTNNERGNSFWQRMGFTAFKEGLYENRPIYHYKKKIK; this is encoded by the coding sequence ATGATCAAACTGGAGCCAAGAGGCAAAGAACATCTTCAATATGAACTTGAAATCATGAATTCCAATCCGGATTTCAATCTCATTTCAAGCGGAAAACCGAATGTTACGGAAGAAGACTTGGAGAAGGAACGTGAAGAGGGAAAAGCATTAAACGCAAAACGGTTTATGATCAAACACGACGAGCAAATCGTAGGACTTATTGAATATTGTCCGCTGAATCCGAATGACGGTAAACCATGGATTGGTTTGTTTATCATTCATTGCGATTTTCAGGGCAAGGGACTTGCGAAGCTAGCATATGAAGCGGCAGAAGAAGTTCTTGCTGAGGAGGGTTTCAGTGAAATCAGACTCGGGGTGCTCACCAATAATGAACGCGGGAATTCATTCTGGCAGAGGATGGGTTTTACAGCTTTTAAAGAAGGATTGTATGAGAATAGACCGATTTATCATTATAAGAAGAAAATAAAGTAG
- a CDS encoding metalloregulator ArsR/SmtB family transcription factor, with translation MQLNKLVTFHKVMGDATRIRILALLSKGPKNGQALAGILGLTPPTITHHLTKLREISLISEKRVKNTIYFQVNEKLLQQLSLGMMEIVTGKGELEMNQEKTAEHTKILGNYLTKDGKLKTIPPQRKRRLIVLYHLANGFEAGKKYPEKEINEYIKRFHEDFATLRREFIVNHIMYREDGIYELNPKELWAKIE, from the coding sequence ATGCAGCTGAACAAACTTGTCACTTTTCACAAAGTCATGGGAGATGCGACCAGGATCCGCATTCTTGCCCTTTTATCCAAGGGTCCTAAAAATGGTCAGGCACTTGCTGGTATTCTTGGGCTGACACCGCCAACCATTACACATCATTTAACGAAGCTGAGGGAAATAAGCCTTATATCTGAAAAAAGGGTCAAGAACACTATTTATTTTCAAGTGAATGAAAAACTTCTGCAGCAGCTGTCACTAGGCATGATGGAAATCGTAACAGGCAAAGGGGAACTTGAAATGAATCAGGAAAAAACAGCCGAGCATACAAAGATACTTGGAAATTACTTAACAAAGGATGGCAAGCTGAAAACCATTCCGCCTCAGCGAAAAAGAAGGCTTATTGTTCTATATCATCTGGCAAATGGTTTTGAAGCAGGCAAAAAATATCCTGAAAAAGAGATCAACGAATACATTAAAAGGTTTCATGAAGATTTTGCAACACTTCGAAGGGAATTTATCGTCAATCACATCATGTACCGGGAAGATGGAATTTATGAGCTGAATCCTAAAGAATTATGGGCGAAAATTGAATAG
- a CDS encoding ABC transporter permease yields the protein MMEEAVVIKTKKQRSILPFLYKHGTVLVILAVTIYFSIAVDEFLTYSNFSDILRSISIVTFVAIGITFSLIVDGFDLSAGSTVSLATIGSAAALVLFRQELLVALLIPIVIGIAVGLLNSFLVVKVKLPDLLATLAVMYIVNGIHLTYTKGYSIYNSMPLEGGGTATGKFIPSFLFIGQGSLFSIPFSALLMIITVILVHLFLQYTKPGRLFYMTGGNREAARLSGIPVNRYRTYAYVLSGVFAAIAGIILASRIGTGQVSAGAPLLMDGVAAAFIGISVFGAGKPNVIGTFFGAILIGILLNGLTMLNVPYYAQDIIKGAILVGALALSHLQKK from the coding sequence ATGATGGAGGAAGCCGTCGTCATCAAGACAAAAAAACAAAGGAGCATTCTGCCCTTTCTGTATAAACACGGCACGGTGCTCGTCATTTTAGCTGTTACCATCTACTTCAGCATTGCGGTGGACGAATTTTTAACCTATTCGAATTTCAGTGACATTCTGCGGTCCATTTCAATCGTAACGTTTGTCGCAATCGGCATTACCTTTTCTCTGATTGTTGATGGTTTTGATTTATCCGCAGGCTCGACTGTCAGTCTTGCCACAATTGGAAGTGCGGCTGCTCTCGTTTTATTCAGACAGGAATTGCTTGTTGCGCTGCTTATTCCAATCGTGATCGGTATCGCAGTTGGATTACTCAATTCTTTTTTAGTCGTAAAAGTAAAGCTTCCGGATCTGCTTGCAACACTTGCAGTCATGTATATAGTAAACGGTATTCATTTAACGTATACAAAGGGGTATTCCATTTACAACAGCATGCCTCTTGAAGGCGGCGGTACTGCAACTGGGAAATTTATTCCTTCCTTTCTTTTCATCGGACAGGGCAGTTTGTTTTCCATTCCCTTTTCAGCTCTGCTGATGATCATAACCGTCATTCTTGTTCACCTGTTTTTGCAGTATACGAAGCCCGGCCGGCTATTTTATATGACAGGCGGAAACCGGGAAGCAGCAAGACTGTCAGGTATACCTGTTAACCGTTATCGTACATATGCCTATGTGCTGAGCGGCGTTTTTGCAGCGATTGCAGGAATCATTCTTGCATCTCGGATTGGGACGGGACAGGTTTCTGCCGGTGCCCCGCTTTTAATGGACGGAGTAGCTGCTGCGTTCATCGGCATTTCCGTCTTTGGAGCAGGCAAACCCAATGTCATCGGCACGTTCTTTGGTGCCATCCTAATCGGCATATTGCTTAACGGCTTAACCATGCTGAACGTTCCTTATTATGCTCAGGACATTATTAAAGGAGCAATTTTGGTCGGTGCGCTGGCATTGTCACATTTACAAAAAAAGTAG
- a CDS encoding methylated-DNA--[protein]-cysteine S-methyltransferase: protein MHSYTAVDTPIGKVIISADDHFITRLFLTEEQFEDYVLNHPMQQADDHFLLKDAKKQLTDYFEGMRTSFQLPFKQAGTAFQEQVWSALSEIPYGESRTYLDIAVKIGKPKAVRAVGQANKKNSLPIFIPCHRVIGAKGMLTGYAGTKTDLKAVLLDLEKISYQA from the coding sequence ATGCACTCATATACAGCAGTTGACACACCTATTGGCAAGGTGATCATTTCTGCAGATGATCATTTCATTACAAGGCTGTTTCTCACAGAGGAACAATTCGAAGATTATGTGCTGAATCACCCGATGCAGCAAGCAGATGATCATTTTTTATTAAAGGATGCAAAAAAACAATTAACGGACTATTTCGAAGGCATGAGAACATCTTTTCAGCTGCCTTTCAAGCAGGCAGGAACAGCTTTTCAAGAACAGGTGTGGTCTGCACTTTCAGAGATTCCTTATGGAGAGTCCCGTACGTACCTCGATATCGCAGTCAAAATCGGCAAACCAAAAGCAGTCCGTGCAGTCGGACAGGCAAACAAGAAAAATTCGCTGCCGATTTTCATCCCATGTCACCGCGTGATTGGCGCTAAAGGAATGCTGACAGGCTATGCAGGCACAAAAACAGATCTAAAGGCAGTCCTTCTTGATCTTGAAAAAATTTCTTACCAAGCGTAA